The following proteins come from a genomic window of Neptunomonas concharum:
- a CDS encoding phage tail protein: MNRILKSKFGTVSAGAVLSLAAILPNPASAASDPLLGEVMLVGFNFCPRGWMEAAGQLLPISQNTALFSLYGTIYGGDGRTTFALPDLRGRAPIGAGSGPGLSTYNQGIRGGTEEFTLLVQNMPEHNHSIMATSAQVTKGGPAGKLLAADNHTNKYTIYNGGSTPLSAMDSRMVTNTGGSQAVSKRSPYLAMKWCVATQGVYPSRS, translated from the coding sequence ATGAATCGCATCCTAAAATCTAAATTTGGCACGGTTTCGGCTGGCGCCGTACTCTCTCTGGCAGCTATTTTGCCTAATCCGGCATCCGCTGCGAGTGACCCTCTTTTGGGTGAAGTTATGCTGGTTGGATTTAATTTTTGCCCAAGAGGGTGGATGGAAGCAGCGGGGCAGTTACTGCCTATCTCACAGAACACTGCTTTATTTTCACTTTACGGAACCATCTATGGCGGTGATGGTAGAACAACCTTCGCATTGCCTGATTTGCGAGGTCGTGCCCCAATAGGTGCTGGTTCAGGACCTGGGTTGTCTACTTATAATCAAGGCATTCGTGGCGGGACGGAAGAGTTTACTTTACTGGTTCAGAATATGCCTGAGCATAACCATTCTATTATGGCGACCAGTGCTCAAGTCACGAAAGGTGGCCCCGCTGGCAAGCTACTAGCCGCTGATAACCATACTAACAAGTATACTATCTATAATGGAGGTTCAACGCCGCTAAGTGCTATGGATTCAAGAATGGTAACAAATACGGGTGGAAGCCAGGCAGTTTCAAAACGTAGCCCATATCTAGCCATGAAATGGTGTGTGGCAACGCAGGGCGTCTATCCATCAAGAAGTTAA
- a CDS encoding PilZ domain-containing protein, with translation MVKRITHSTPMSISRALRLCIGEQVALELQASRRRLILTMLGFKEGAGVIVTAPKSLMKGQNTEGSVATLRMVSGNYLCAFKTRVDKVLTYPYPHFHLSYPDSAEFQTLRHHERIPVNLTVSVDHQREEYAARYSLPKLLYCRDLGMKGASIEASDRIAPIGESLFLTFRFRVQSMDQIVLLPATLKNIEELEPGVVLHGVEFDALEEDTELLLAAFYYQQYLIELGYLGHD, from the coding sequence ATGGTAAAACGTATCACTCACTCGACACCGATGAGCATATCGAGAGCCTTAAGGCTCTGTATAGGAGAGCAGGTTGCACTGGAGCTTCAGGCTTCCAGACGCAGGCTTATTTTAACAATGTTAGGCTTTAAAGAGGGTGCAGGCGTCATCGTGACTGCACCTAAAAGTCTTATGAAAGGGCAAAATACTGAAGGTAGTGTTGCAACGCTCAGAATGGTGTCCGGGAACTACTTATGTGCGTTTAAGACTCGTGTAGACAAGGTCTTGACGTATCCATATCCGCACTTTCATCTGAGTTATCCTGACAGTGCTGAGTTTCAAACTTTAAGGCATCACGAGCGTATACCGGTTAATTTAACTGTATCGGTTGATCATCAGCGTGAGGAGTACGCTGCTCGCTATAGCTTGCCTAAATTGCTCTACTGTAGGGATTTGGGGATGAAAGGAGCCTCTATAGAGGCTTCTGATAGAATTGCTCCGATCGGTGAGTCGCTCTTTTTAACGTTTCGCTTTCGCGTCCAATCTATGGATCAGATAGTGCTTCTTCCAGCTACCCTAAAAAATATCGAAGAATTAGAACCCGGTGTTGTATTACATGGCGTGGAGTTTGATGCGCTAGAAGAAGATACAGAGCTACTATTAGCGGCATTTTACTATCAGCAATATTTAATAGAATTAGGTTATTTAGGTCATGACTGA
- a CDS encoding lytic transglycosylase domain-containing protein: MYLIVATVLLCLVFQNSGADTIRKVIRADGSVEYTNVKSDKKPLAGGSSKKPYEAIYKFRGANGVLTFSDQKPTKGIEFETLKFACYACNPVSTVNWHSTALNLSAFKQEVDRYSEEFSVDSALVRAVIHAESAFKVGAISSQGAQGLMQLMPATAKELGVVNALEPSENIYGGTKYLAELLRLYQGDITKATAAYNAGPGAVKKYEGVPPYAETKAYVKRVAILHKRYQQAEP, translated from the coding sequence ATGTACTTAATTGTAGCTACAGTATTACTTTGTTTGGTGTTTCAAAACTCAGGAGCAGACACCATCCGTAAAGTCATCCGTGCTGATGGCAGTGTGGAATATACCAATGTTAAAAGTGATAAGAAACCGCTTGCGGGTGGCTCATCAAAGAAACCTTATGAGGCTATTTATAAGTTTCGTGGAGCGAATGGTGTACTAACCTTTTCTGATCAGAAGCCGACGAAAGGTATTGAGTTTGAAACGCTAAAGTTTGCTTGTTATGCCTGTAATCCCGTTTCGACGGTTAATTGGCACTCCACTGCGCTTAATCTTTCAGCGTTTAAGCAGGAAGTTGACCGTTATTCCGAAGAGTTTTCTGTTGACTCTGCGCTAGTTCGCGCGGTGATTCATGCGGAATCTGCTTTTAAAGTAGGTGCGATTTCGAGTCAGGGTGCTCAAGGTTTAATGCAGCTCATGCCCGCGACCGCCAAGGAGTTGGGGGTAGTGAATGCATTGGAGCCGTCTGAAAACATCTATGGAGGTACCAAGTATCTAGCTGAATTGCTGAGGCTTTATCAAGGTGATATCACCAAAGCCACAGCGGCCTATAACGCAGGCCCTGGGGCTGTAAAAAAATATGAAGGCGTGCCGCCTTATGCGGAAACGAAAGCTTATGTAAAAAGGGTAGCCATCCTACATAAGCGTTACCAGCAGGCGGAGCCTTAA
- a CDS encoding ATP-NAD kinase family protein — protein MTEQQKTFRLGLLINPVAGLGGSVALKGSDGQATTQRALELGAEPKAQQRTGIALEVLKGLPVEILTYPAEMGEEAALASGFIPTVIGQIESGNTTPEDTERAARELCAKGIDLLLFAGGDGTARNICKALPDQFPVLGIPAGVKIHSGVYAVTPKAAGEIVAMLVRGELVTLGDQEVRDIDEEAFRAGTVRAKYYGELKVPQEHRYLQQVKNGGKESEELVLADIAAEIIEQMESDQLYIMGSGSTVQAVMDELGLKSTLLGVDLVENHQIVASDCTAQTLLSLTEGRQATIIITIIGGQGHILGRGNQQLSPELIRRVGKENIKVIATKTKLTQLSGRPLIVDTGDELLDRELSGVIPVITGYKDAVLYRIAEI, from the coding sequence ATGACTGAGCAGCAGAAAACCTTTCGATTAGGTTTATTAATCAATCCCGTAGCGGGGTTGGGAGGAAGTGTGGCCTTAAAGGGGAGTGATGGACAGGCGACCACACAACGAGCTCTTGAACTCGGTGCTGAGCCCAAAGCACAACAGCGCACAGGTATCGCTTTGGAAGTGCTTAAAGGGCTACCCGTTGAGATTTTAACTTACCCAGCTGAGATGGGTGAGGAGGCTGCGCTTGCATCGGGTTTTATCCCGACAGTGATTGGACAGATTGAGTCAGGCAATACCACCCCTGAAGATACTGAACGGGCAGCACGTGAGTTATGTGCTAAAGGGATAGACTTATTGCTGTTTGCAGGTGGAGATGGAACAGCGAGAAACATCTGTAAGGCGTTACCCGATCAATTTCCGGTGCTTGGAATCCCTGCTGGAGTCAAAATACATTCGGGTGTTTATGCTGTGACGCCAAAAGCAGCGGGTGAAATCGTCGCCATGTTAGTGCGCGGTGAATTAGTCACTCTAGGCGATCAGGAAGTTCGTGATATTGATGAGGAAGCTTTTCGTGCAGGAACGGTTAGGGCGAAATATTACGGTGAGTTAAAGGTTCCTCAAGAGCATCGTTATCTCCAGCAAGTTAAAAACGGCGGAAAAGAGTCTGAGGAGCTGGTTTTAGCCGATATAGCGGCGGAAATTATTGAACAGATGGAGTCTGATCAACTTTATATTATGGGCTCTGGCTCAACGGTGCAGGCTGTTATGGATGAGTTAGGGCTGAAAAGTACACTGTTAGGTGTGGATCTTGTTGAGAATCATCAAATAGTCGCGTCAGATTGCACAGCGCAAACATTACTGTCTCTAACCGAGGGGCGTCAGGCAACGATCATTATTACAATCATCGGTGGTCAAGGGCATATTTTAGGGCGGGGAAATCAGCAACTTTCACCTGAGCTGATTCGCCGGGTAGGAAAGGAAAATATCAAGGTTATTGCGACTAAAACGAAGCTGACGCAGTTGTCTGGACGACCTTTAATTGTTGATACTGGCGATGAGCTGTTGGATCGTGAGCTTTCGGGCGTCATCCCTGTAATCACGGGATATAAAGATGCCGTATTATATCGGATAGCAGAAATTTAA
- the trpB gene encoding tryptophan synthase subunit beta — MSSFDFGPMPDTAGFFGQFGGQIIPPELKAIMDEIDQAYEEIRKMPEFQNELQMLLTDYVGRPSPIYYARRLSDKLGGAKIFLKREDLNHTGAHKINHCLGEALLAKYMGKTKVIAETGAGQHGVALATACALVGIPCEIHMGQVDIEKEHPNVTKMKILGCKLVPVTQGTATLKDAVDSAFVEYLKDPVNYIYAIGSVVGPHPFPKMVRDFQSVIGKEARQQFMDKEGKLPDFITACVGGGSNAMGLFTEFLNDDDVTIVGVEPAGKGLDTPDHSATLTLGKPSEIHGMKCYVLETDNGEPMPVHSIASGLDYPGVGPQHCYLKELGRVQYDTASDEECLNAFMTLSQVEGIIPALESSHAVAWAMRKAQTLTPEHTILVNLSGRGDKDADYVANKLGL, encoded by the coding sequence ATGAGCAGTTTCGACTTCGGCCCAATGCCTGATACCGCAGGATTTTTTGGACAGTTTGGTGGGCAGATCATTCCTCCCGAACTGAAAGCGATCATGGACGAAATAGATCAGGCCTACGAAGAGATTCGTAAAATGCCAGAGTTTCAGAATGAGCTGCAAATGCTATTAACTGACTATGTCGGCCGCCCCAGCCCAATCTACTATGCTCGACGCCTATCAGACAAACTGGGCGGCGCTAAGATTTTCCTGAAGCGGGAAGACCTCAACCATACCGGTGCTCACAAAATTAACCACTGCCTAGGTGAAGCGTTGCTCGCTAAATATATGGGTAAAACCAAAGTGATCGCTGAAACCGGCGCAGGCCAACACGGTGTCGCATTAGCAACCGCATGTGCTTTGGTTGGTATCCCCTGTGAAATTCATATGGGGCAAGTGGATATTGAAAAAGAGCACCCGAATGTCACCAAGATGAAGATCTTAGGGTGCAAACTCGTACCTGTAACCCAAGGTACTGCCACACTGAAAGATGCCGTCGATAGTGCATTTGTGGAGTATTTAAAAGACCCAGTCAACTATATCTACGCCATCGGCTCCGTTGTTGGTCCACATCCTTTCCCAAAAATGGTACGTGACTTCCAGAGCGTCATCGGCAAAGAAGCTCGTCAGCAATTTATGGATAAAGAGGGTAAATTACCCGACTTCATCACTGCCTGTGTCGGGGGCGGCTCCAACGCTATGGGGCTGTTCACTGAATTCTTGAATGACGACGATGTAACCATTGTTGGTGTAGAACCCGCAGGTAAAGGCTTGGATACACCCGATCACTCAGCCACATTAACACTGGGTAAACCCAGCGAAATACACGGGATGAAGTGTTATGTTCTTGAAACTGATAATGGCGAGCCGATGCCTGTTCACTCGATCGCCTCTGGCCTTGATTACCCAGGCGTTGGCCCACAGCACTGCTACTTAAAAGAGTTAGGTCGTGTACAGTATGACACCGCCAGCGATGAAGAGTGCTTAAATGCTTTTATGACACTGTCACAGGTCGAAGGGATTATCCCAGCGCTGGAAAGCTCACACGCCGTTGCTTGGGCCATGCGTAAAGCGCAAACCCTAACGCCCGAGCACACCATTCTGGTTAACCTGTCAGGCCGTGGTGACAAAGACGCCGACTACGTGGCAAATAAACTAGGATTGTAA
- a CDS encoding sensor histidine kinase translates to MTDSIRYQFLLRILPAFFFTSVIFLLILTSFELNTAKEAKRELAKQKVENLALLLTEPVWQLSNTLSSNIMSATIEAHEVTCVVLEQDSEITPIIRKGVCKEADGVETFSSPIIYTNQGRARQLGKVSIQMSITNDWKAISRKILPLIILSVILFVLTVVISLLAFRSTILAPLAHVSYSLRHYQKTGTRNPVDWKTNDELGLLIQEYNNSLQHQQQTENQLETAKHDAEKARHDAEMALNNLKQAQKSLVQAEKMASLGSLVAGIAHEVNTPLGNSLTIATTITEATKDISKDIEAGALRKSVLENYIHSMNEASTILERNLHNAADQIRKFKQVAVDQTSEKRRKFDLRLLLDEVLYTLYPQVKHSPYDIKAIGPEGILMNSYPGQLGQIITNCFNNTILHGFEGKESGELTFSVNQLDDEWASLIIEDNGCGMPPEELKKAFDPFYTTKLGQGGSGLGLNLVYNLTTSLLGGSVSISSVVGQGLKLTFKIPLNAPSSH, encoded by the coding sequence ATGACTGACTCCATCCGGTATCAATTTCTACTGCGGATTTTGCCTGCCTTTTTTTTCACATCTGTTATATTTTTGCTGATACTCACATCATTTGAGCTCAATACAGCCAAAGAGGCAAAGCGTGAGCTTGCTAAACAAAAAGTAGAGAACTTAGCGCTACTACTTACGGAACCCGTTTGGCAACTTTCCAACACCTTATCTAGCAATATCATGAGTGCAACCATCGAAGCCCATGAAGTCACATGCGTTGTTTTAGAGCAAGACTCGGAGATCACCCCTATTATCAGAAAAGGGGTGTGTAAAGAAGCGGATGGTGTAGAAACCTTCAGTAGCCCTATCATATACACCAACCAAGGAAGGGCTAGGCAGTTGGGTAAGGTCTCTATTCAGATGAGCATCACAAATGACTGGAAAGCAATTTCCCGGAAAATACTGCCGTTGATTATCCTGTCTGTCATCTTATTCGTGCTGACCGTCGTTATCTCATTACTCGCCTTTCGTAGTACGATTCTTGCCCCACTTGCTCATGTATCCTACTCCCTTCGGCACTACCAAAAAACAGGAACGCGTAACCCTGTCGATTGGAAGACTAATGATGAATTAGGTCTACTCATTCAAGAATACAACAACAGCTTACAGCACCAACAGCAAACAGAAAACCAACTGGAAACAGCAAAACACGACGCGGAAAAAGCTCGGCATGACGCTGAGATGGCTCTAAATAATCTGAAACAAGCCCAAAAGAGTTTAGTACAGGCGGAAAAAATGGCTTCCTTGGGTAGTTTAGTCGCCGGCATCGCTCATGAGGTCAACACTCCCCTTGGCAATAGCCTTACGATTGCAACAACGATCACAGAAGCCACCAAAGACATATCTAAAGATATAGAAGCAGGAGCCTTACGTAAAAGCGTGCTAGAAAACTATATTCACTCCATGAATGAAGCGTCTACGATTCTTGAACGTAACCTTCATAACGCAGCAGATCAAATCCGTAAATTCAAACAAGTTGCTGTCGATCAAACCAGCGAAAAGCGCCGAAAATTCGACCTGCGGTTACTTTTAGACGAAGTCCTGTACACCCTTTATCCTCAAGTAAAACATTCGCCCTATGATATTAAAGCCATAGGACCTGAAGGCATCCTGATGAATAGCTACCCAGGACAGCTAGGGCAAATTATTACCAATTGTTTCAATAACACGATACTCCACGGATTTGAAGGAAAAGAGAGTGGAGAGCTTACCTTTAGCGTTAACCAACTCGATGACGAGTGGGCCTCTTTAATCATAGAGGATAATGGCTGCGGTATGCCTCCAGAAGAACTAAAAAAAGCATTTGACCCTTTCTACACTACCAAATTAGGGCAAGGTGGATCAGGGCTTGGGCTAAATTTAGTCTATAATCTAACAACATCCCTACTCGGAGGGAGTGTAAGTATATCGAGCGTCGTTGGTCAGGGATTGAAACTGACCTTCAAAATCCCACTCAACGCGCCCAGCTCTCATTAG
- a CDS encoding 4-phosphoerythronate dehydrogenase: MGTNKLKIIADENIPGLEPMFGADVDLVKVAGRTLSAEYLKGADVLLVRSVTQVNDALLAQANQLKMVGTATIGTDHIDQASLDKRGIPFFSAPGCNANAVAEYVLSVVFSLREEEALYNHLTVGIVGVGNVGGRLQQRLTALGIKVLLNDPPRQAKGEQGFVSLQELLSRADIICCHTPLITDGDFPTYHLIAQEQLAACKAGALIINAGRGSVIDNQALLIALDERPDLQVVLDVWEHEPRLDESLVNRVSIATPHIAGYSLEGKLRGTHMLRSRFADIFGEAPPAAFPSYLPKAAIHHVHVSDEVTAKALIRLVYDPYCDDRALRASIGYQDQATRFDRLRKHYPVRREFESLVIKGLAESQLSNTLKNLGFTLELA; encoded by the coding sequence TTGGGAACGAATAAATTGAAAATTATTGCTGATGAGAATATTCCGGGATTAGAGCCTATGTTTGGCGCTGATGTAGACCTTGTAAAGGTTGCTGGAAGAACGCTCTCAGCGGAGTATTTAAAGGGAGCGGATGTGCTCCTTGTACGATCAGTGACTCAGGTGAATGATGCGCTATTGGCACAGGCTAACCAACTTAAAATGGTAGGGACAGCAACTATTGGAACGGATCATATTGATCAAGCCAGTTTAGATAAAAGGGGCATACCTTTTTTCAGTGCGCCAGGATGTAATGCGAATGCTGTGGCAGAGTATGTGCTGTCTGTTGTGTTCAGCCTTCGTGAAGAGGAAGCTTTATATAACCATTTGACCGTTGGCATTGTCGGTGTTGGCAATGTAGGTGGCCGCTTACAGCAGCGCCTAACGGCACTAGGAATCAAGGTTCTATTAAATGATCCACCTCGGCAAGCCAAAGGGGAGCAAGGTTTTGTTAGTCTGCAAGAGCTACTGTCGCGTGCCGATATTATCTGCTGCCATACACCTTTAATAACGGATGGTGATTTTCCGACGTATCATTTGATTGCGCAGGAGCAGTTAGCGGCTTGCAAGGCGGGCGCTTTGATTATCAATGCTGGACGAGGTTCTGTTATTGATAATCAGGCTTTGTTGATTGCACTTGATGAAAGGCCCGATCTGCAAGTTGTGTTGGATGTTTGGGAGCATGAACCACGGTTGGATGAAAGCTTAGTTAATCGAGTTTCTATTGCCACACCACACATAGCCGGCTATAGCTTGGAGGGGAAACTGAGAGGGACGCATATGCTGCGATCTCGCTTCGCTGATATTTTTGGAGAAGCACCTCCTGCAGCTTTTCCAAGCTATCTTCCTAAGGCTGCGATCCATCACGTTCATGTTAGCGATGAGGTTACGGCTAAAGCACTGATTCGGCTCGTATATGACCCTTATTGTGATGATCGTGCGCTGAGGGCGAGTATTGGTTATCAAGATCAGGCAACTCGCTTTGATAGACTGCGTAAGCACTATCCTGTTCGCCGAGAGTTTGAGTCATTGGTGATCAAAGGCCTTGCAGAAAGCCAATTATCTAATACCTTGAAAAACCTCGGATTTACGCTTGAGTTAGCGTAA
- a CDS encoding GGDEF domain-containing protein, with translation MKFAENSTQSAEYLRQAIPLMVKYNIPPNPLNYALWYTYVSNKVPNLNYQMDQTLETYGTCPTILSEQLFREHVISDELSDNDAAQAQLIALTSSLSEHVNDAAEHTSNYSLLLEDSLDALNDPHKSPPIEEIINKLARNTASITEATSQFQQQIAAAQEEISALKEELQKTRQDARIDPLTGLFNRRVFDTELEQIIGASSPPITSLIMIDIDFFKKFNDEYGHLMGDKVLQYFGKLLKDECKEPTLAVRFGGEEFAILLIGQPLSLAAELAETMRHKIQAIRIKQKKTGQVISSITASFGVAQLTSNESAEQFIERADKALYAAKSEGRNRVIQR, from the coding sequence ATGAAGTTCGCTGAAAATTCAACACAATCCGCTGAATATTTACGTCAAGCCATTCCATTAATGGTCAAATATAATATTCCGCCAAATCCGTTAAATTATGCACTTTGGTATACTTATGTCTCAAATAAAGTGCCTAACCTTAACTATCAAATGGATCAAACCTTAGAAACATATGGCACTTGTCCAACGATATTGAGTGAGCAACTTTTCAGAGAGCACGTCATCAGTGACGAGCTTAGCGACAATGATGCTGCTCAAGCTCAACTCATTGCACTAACAAGCAGTTTAAGTGAGCATGTGAATGATGCCGCAGAGCACACCTCTAACTACAGTTTACTATTAGAAGATAGCCTGGATGCGCTTAATGACCCTCATAAGAGCCCACCCATTGAGGAGATCATCAATAAATTGGCGAGAAATACCGCATCTATCACAGAAGCCACCAGTCAATTTCAACAACAAATAGCGGCCGCGCAAGAAGAGATTTCGGCCCTTAAAGAAGAGTTACAAAAGACTCGTCAAGATGCTCGCATTGATCCATTAACAGGTTTATTTAACCGAAGAGTTTTTGATACTGAGCTAGAGCAAATCATCGGCGCTAGCTCACCACCCATAACCAGTCTGATCATGATTGATATAGATTTTTTCAAGAAATTCAATGATGAGTATGGTCACCTCATGGGTGATAAAGTCTTGCAATACTTTGGTAAACTCCTCAAAGATGAGTGCAAAGAACCTACGCTTGCAGTGCGTTTTGGCGGCGAAGAGTTCGCCATCTTGCTGATAGGACAACCACTGTCTTTGGCCGCAGAACTTGCTGAAACCATGCGCCACAAAATTCAGGCTATACGTATCAAACAGAAAAAAACAGGGCAAGTGATTAGCTCAATTACCGCATCTTTTGGTGTGGCTCAGTTAACGTCGAATGAAAGTGCAGAGCAGTTTATTGAAAGAGCCGACAAAGCCCTGTATGCCGCGAAATCAGAGGGAAGAAACAGGGTTATTCAAAGATAA
- a CDS encoding substrate-binding periplasmic protein codes for MKCIVKSFLLMLVLVLGAKSVVLADEHQCKKITASGNSEYPPYLWKAENNTNLSGAISLLINDLSQDLGIEIELIYSGPWGRVQEEVAAGRVDMIAGAFFTIPRTNYMDYLYPEFQATKTAVWYNKQKPFVFSVWHDLKPYQGVTVINNSFGEAFDEFAKSNLAISKVASLQQALQMLSAQRVDYLIYEENPGQAYANRSGLQNLTTHPVSVTEENLYLTLSKKSKCNTPELKEKISDLLKTYQGQNRMENYLRSALGMWAKFDA; via the coding sequence ATGAAGTGCATAGTTAAGTCGTTTTTGCTCATGTTGGTATTGGTACTTGGAGCCAAGTCTGTTGTGTTAGCGGATGAGCACCAATGCAAAAAAATTACGGCAAGCGGTAATTCTGAATACCCACCCTATCTGTGGAAAGCAGAGAATAATACGAACCTTAGCGGTGCGATCTCATTGCTGATCAATGACTTATCTCAGGACCTAGGTATAGAGATTGAGTTAATTTACAGCGGCCCGTGGGGTAGAGTTCAAGAGGAGGTCGCAGCTGGTCGAGTTGATATGATCGCCGGTGCTTTCTTTACCATCCCCAGAACCAACTACATGGATTACCTATATCCTGAATTCCAGGCCACTAAAACAGCGGTTTGGTACAACAAGCAAAAGCCGTTCGTGTTCTCGGTATGGCATGACCTAAAGCCCTACCAAGGTGTCACTGTCATAAACAATAGCTTTGGTGAAGCCTTTGATGAGTTCGCCAAATCAAATTTAGCTATCAGTAAAGTCGCCAGTTTACAACAGGCACTTCAGATGTTAAGTGCGCAACGGGTAGACTATCTCATTTATGAAGAGAACCCAGGACAAGCCTATGCCAATCGTTCAGGCTTACAGAATCTCACCACACACCCCGTATCGGTGACAGAGGAAAATCTATATCTAACGCTTTCAAAGAAATCTAAATGTAATACACCCGAGCTTAAAGAGAAGATTTCAGATTTACTCAAAACTTATCAGGGCCAAAATAGAATGGAAAACTATTTGAGATCAGCCTTAGGGATGTGGGCCAAATTTGATGCATAA